ACATACGTGCCCAGCAGTGCTCCGAGTAGTATCACTGCTGCCCCGGCGTAGCCGCTGCCCAACAGCGCATAGATGGGGCCGGGGCAGGCCCCCACCAGCCCCCAGCCCAGCCCAAACACCACCCCCCCCAGCACATAGCGGTAGCGCCCTGGGTCAGCCGGGCGGACGTGCAGGGGCTCGCCGTCGCGCGACTTTACCCCCAGTCGCCGTAAGAGCCACAGCGCGAGCAGGGCGGTCAACACTGCGCTACCAATCACCCCGTACATGTGAAACGACTCGAAGCGGAACATCTCGTAGATGCGGTACCACGAGGCAATCTCGCTTCGGATGGCCACCAACCCAAAAAAAGCCCCGGCTAGTAGATACGGTACGAGGGTCAGTAGGCCTGAGCCGCTACCGGGGCCAGCCTGTGTCTGTACTTCGAACTCATCACGGATGGGAAGCGCCATGGTTCACCTCAGCCAGAAGAGCGCCCAGGGCAGGATGATGTGGGCCGCTATCAGTCCGCCCGCAAAGAAGCCCAGCGTTGCCAGCAGCGAGGGCAGTTGCAGCGCCGCCAGACCGGTAATGGAGTGGCCCGAGGTGCAGCCCGCCGCCCAGCGGGCCCCAAAGCCAATCAGGAATCCGCCCAGCAGCAAAAATAAGAAGCCTGCCGGGTTCAACACCGCCTGCCAGGAAAAAAGTTCCCTGGGCAAGAAGCCCGAATCCGCCGAGACCCCCATCTGCTCTAGCGCCCCTACGGTCTGGGGATTGAGCTGCACCGGGTTGGGGTTGCCCAGGAGCACCCCCGCCACAAACCCCCCCAGCACGATGCCCAGCACAAAGGCCAGGTTCCAGCTTTCGGCCCGCCAGTTGTACTGGAAGAAGGGCAGCCGGCTGCCCAGCGCTGCGCACACGTGCCTTAGTGAAGAGGAGATGCCAAAACGCCGGTTGCCCACCAGGAGCAACAGGGGTACGGTCAGGCCAATCAAGGGGCCGGCCACATACCAGGGCCAGGGCTGGGTAAGCCATTCCATAGTTCTCTATCTTCCAGCAAAAGCTGATAAAGATTGTAAACTAATCTTCAAAAAGAGAACCTCGAGCCGCTAGGGGTGGCTCGAGGTCAACCAGGCTAAATACGGCAGTTCGACAACACCACCTGGCCCCGCACGATCAGGCGGCCCACCTGCCCAATTTCCCAGGTGTAGGTGTTGTTGGAGTAAACCAGCTCGGCCCCGCTGCGAACCAGGGGCAGGGTCTGGAAGGCCCCGTCGTAGAACAGGCGCACCTGGTTGCTGCTGATGTAGTTCACCACCAGGGTGCCACCCTGGCAGGTGTAGGTGAAGGAGCCCGAGGGTGGGCGCACCGGCTGTACGGGTTGCACGGGCTGTACCGGCTGGACGGGTTGCACCGGCTGCACAGGTTGTGGGGGTGGCGCGATACCGACCAGGTTGATGCTCAGGCGCGTAGTACGGCCTGCCTGGATGGTGACCAGGGTGCGGAAGGGGCTGAAGCCGCTGCGCCGCAGCTCCACTGTGTAGCTGCCGGGGTTGAGGGTGACGTTCAGGGGGGTATTGCCCACCAGCCGGCCGTTCACCAGCACCTGGGCGCCCCTGGGATTGCTGTCTACCGACAGCACGCCGGTGGGCGGAGGTGTGGCTACGAGCGGCAGGTTGAGCTGGGTCACCTGCCCGGCCTGGATGGTGAAGGGGGTACGCAGGGGGTTGTAGCCGCTGCGACGGAGCTCGAGGGTATAGCTACCCGGCAATAGCTCGACTGTAAGGGGGGTATTGCCCACCACGCGCCCATTAATCAGCACCTGGGCCCCGCTGGGGATGCTGTTCACCGACAGGGTGCCGGTAGTGGGCGGGGGTGGGGGCAGTTGCCCGGCGATGTAGTAGGCCTCGTCCGAGACCCAGTCGTTGGTGGGGATGGGCGTGACCACAATCGAGAGGGCCCGGGCCAGGTTGCTCTCGCCCTGGATGCGGGCTTCGCCGGTCTGGATGTTGATAATCTCCGAGACATCCAGCGGGCGGCGGCTGGCCACGGCCAGCACCCGATCCTGCCCGGCCGGGCCTTCCACGGTAAAGGTGTAGCGGGCTCCGGGGCCGGGGAAGGTACGCACCTCGCCGGCGCGCAACAGGTTCTGCTGCTCAAAGGCGTTGGGGAGAATGCCGCTAATCTCGCCGGTAGCCCGCACGCTAAAGAGATACACATAGGCCGGCTGGCTGACCTGCACCGAGATCTGGATGTTCTCGCCAAACTGGTAGACCGGGTTGCCGGTTTTGTTGGGGTCTTTGTCCACCCAGACGCGCACCTGAAGGTCTTGCGGGGGCGTGGGGTTCACGATAATGCTCTGGGGGCGCAAAGGTTGCGCCAGGGCCGAAAGCAAAGCCAAGCCCAAAATACCCACGAGTTTTTTCATACCACCTCCACTACAGCGCGCAGTTGCTGAGCACCACCTGGCCGCGCACGCTCAGGGTGCCGCGGCTGCCCGTCCACTCCCAGGTGTAGGCCCCCCCGCTAAACAGCAGGGTGGGGCTACGGCGCACCAGGCTTAGGTTTTGGAAGGCCCCATCGTAAAAGAGTTGCAGGCTGTTGCTGTCCAGGTAGCGCACCACCAGGGTGCCCCCGCTGCAGCGGTAGGTAAAGCTACCCGGACCCGGCGTCACAATGCTGGGCTGTACGGGGGTCACCGGGGTTACGGGCTGCACCGGCTGGGGGCGCGGGGGCTCGTCTTCCACCAGCAAGATGCAAGACGAAAGGGCCAAAGCCAACCAAAGAAGCAAGAGCGAGCGCTGCATAGGGTTCAAAAGTCCTTTCTAGGGGCAGTTGGAGTAGACATCATAGTCATACGAGCCCGAGTACTGGCTACCACTGAGCGTAGTAACCGTGACCGTGACGGTGGTTTTACCGCTGTTGGATGGGGGTGGGGTGATGGGGCTTACGACGATGGACTGCTGGCTCACGCCCGAGGGCATGCGCTGGGGTACGTTCACCTGACCAAAAGTCAGCGTGCCGACAAATACCAGGTCGTTTCCATCGCGGCTGAGGTCGTTCAGGGGGCGCTTGCGGGTAAGGGTATCTCCAGATGCAAAGCCTTCGTACCTTTCTTGGATAGAGACGATCACCGAGGGGTCTGGTGCGCGGAATTTGTAGCGCATCTGGGTGGTTTTGTTGGTGCAAAAAACGTAGGCTCCATCGGAGTTGCGCTGCCAGTTGCTTTCGAAACGGAAGTTGGAGACCGGTAGGTCAAGCACCACGATACAGCTCGAGAGCGCTACGGCCAGTGCTGCCAACATGCTCCACAGTAGGGTTCGTTTCATGCCTCGAGCCTAGCACATGAGCAACCCCCGGCATAGAGCAAGGACGCCTTTCTTAAGCGAAGTTAAGCGGAAGCGTTTATTAGACGCGCTTTTTGCAGGTTTTACACAGCTCCAAAGCTAGAATCAAAATCTTATACCAGATTCGGTTAGTTCGGCGCCGGATGGCGGCGAACTAACCCGACCGAAGGGAGTGCTCTAGGATTCAAAAAGATAGCCTCTGGGGACTTTGGTTTGGATGATTATCTTTTTGAATCCGGTATTACCGCCGCCCTCAGGCCAACAGGATAGGCCGCTCGAGGTAGTAGGCCACCCGCTCCAGCAGCTTTCCGGCCAGTTCGGTGCCCAGGTCGCCGCTTAGGGTGAGCAAAGCATGGCCTCCGCTGGCCCGGCCCAGGGTGAGGGTGGACAGGCCGGGGAAGATGACCTGATCAAAAGCGCTGTCTACCAGCGAGAGCACCACCAGCCCCTCGGCGGGGTCGGAGGCCATGCGCAAAGAGTCCAGGGCTCCGCGCAGCGACTGGGCAGGGGCCACCCGCAGGCTTTTGAGTGTGTCGCCCTCGAGGCGGCCTTTGGTGGGGCGCAGGGGGGTCTGGGTATCGGCCAGGGCTTTGTCGGCTGCGCGGTAAAGCAGGGCCTCGAGCCCAACTTCCATGTTCCAGGCCTCGCTCAGGGTCTGGGCGGCCTCCTGGGCCGGGCCAATGGCTACCAGACGTTGCCAGGCCTGTATCCGCAGCATGGTTGGCGGGGCCGCCGGAGCGGGCGCTTCCACAGCGAGTTCGGGGGCTGGTGTCTCCGAGGGGGTCGGGGGCTCAGCTACTTCCTCTGCGGGGGTTGGGGATAGAGTAGGTTCTTCTGCTGGAGCGCTGGCTTCCTCGGGGGCCACGGGGGGTGCTTCTCCCGGAAGCTCGGCGACGGGGAAGGGGGCTGGGGTGTTGCTGAAACTCATGCCGGCCTGCAAAGGGCTGGGTGCAGGCGCGGGTGTTTCCAGATTGGTCAGAACCTCCTGGGTTTCCCAGATGAGCTTGGGAGAGGCGCTGGAGGGCTCGAGGTCGGGCTCGGGGGGCAGCGGGGGCAGGTCGGTCAGGGCGGGGTTGACCTCCGCTACCGGGTTGATGGGGGGAGGGAAGGGCTCGGGTTCTTCCCACTGGAGCGGGGAAAGGGGCTCGCTGGGTGTGAGCGGCTCGGGCTCGTCGAAGCTGGGCACAATTTCGGGCTCGGGGGCCAGGGTGGGGGCTTCCTCGAAGGCGGCCGCAGCCGGAGGCACCGGGGGAGGGGTTGTGTCGAGGTCGAGATCGAGGTCAAACTCGATGTCTTCCAGGGTGGGCAGGGCCGATTCTGCCGGTGGGGCTGGGGAAGCGGGCGCCGAAGGCACCAGATCGCCAAGCTGTACCCCCTCCTTTTGCAAAAGGGCCTGGGCCTGGGCCATATCGGGAACGGCGCTGGGGGGAGGGGCGGCTTCTTCGGGGGCTGGAGGCAGATTAACCTCACCTGCCATTACCTTTGCCAGAAAAGCCAGAATATCCCGCTCGACCACCGTGCCATCGGGGCCGGTGCCCTTAATTTGACGCCAGTCTATGCCGTTTTCTTCCGCCAGACGACGGGCCAGCGGGGTGATTTTGACTTCGCTCATGCTTTCTACATCATAGCGCAGAAGCTACGAAATACACGTGCATATGCGCTCGAGGGCCCACCGGGGCCAAAAAACAGATCTGGGTGCTCAATTTTTGCGCTTGCGCTTCAGGGGTGGAAGTTTTTCTCGATGGGTATAACCTGGGGGTATGGAAAGCCGTTTTGCCTCTCTGCTGGCCCGCTACTGCCTGGATTTACAGCCGGGCCAGACCGTCCTGATTGAAGCCGAAGCCGCTGCGCTACCTTTGCTCGAGGCCTTGCAGGAGGTGGTTTTGCAGTGCGGCGCTTACCCTGTGGTGCAGCTTTTCCCGGCGGCGGTCTCGAGGCCTTTTTTCCTGTATGGCGAAGCCTGGCTGAACCAGACCCCGGCGCCCCAGATGGCGCTGATGGAGCACGTAGACGCCAGCCTGCGTATCGAGAGCGCTTTGAACCCGCTCGAGCTCAGCGAAGTGCCCCCGGCCCGCATCGCACAGTTTCGCACCGGGTGGCGGCCTTACATCCAAAAGCGAGCCCGCAAGCGCTGGTGCCTGACCCTGTACCCCACCGCAGGCTACGCCCAGCAGGCGGGCATGTCCACCGCCGCTTTTCGGGCCTTGGTGGAGCGGGCCCTGTACCTCGACCGCGCCGACCCCATCGCGGCCTGGAACGAACTATCGGCCTTCCAGGCCGCCCTCATCGAGCGGCTGCAAAAGGTAAAGGAAATCCGTATTCAGGCCGACGGAACCGACCTGCGCCTGCGGGTGGAAGGGCGCACCTGGATTAACTCCGATGGCAAGCGCAACATGCCCAGCGGCGAGGTGTTTACCGGCCCCCTCGAGGCCTCTGCCGAGGGTGAGGTGCGCTTTAACCTGCCGGTGGTGGTTTCGGGGCAGCGGGTGGAGGGGGTGCGGCTGCGCTTCCGGGAAGGCCGGGTGGTGGAGGCCAGCGCCCAGACCGGGGAGGAATACCTGCAAAGGATGCTCGAGGCCGACCCTGGGGCCCGCTATCTGGGAGAGCTTGGCATCGGCACCAACTTTGGCATCAGCCGCCCCACCGGCCTGATTCTCTACGACGAAAAAATCGGCGGTACGGTGCATCTGGCGCTGGGCCAGAGCTACCCCGAAACCGGCGGAAGCAACACCTCCTCGATTCACTGGGATCTGATTCTGGACCTGCGCCAGGGAGGGCGGCTTTTGGCCGATGGCGAGGTGTTGCAGGAAAACGGGCAGTTTGTGGGTCTATAGAGCGCTCTTCACAATTATTGAAGCTTGCATAGCACAGTTGCCTTCTGGATAGGAGGCAACGCCTGTGAAGAGTGCGATATGGGGTCAGGTCATGCAGGCTGAAGTTTTTTTGTGCGGTTATATCCAGTGCCTATAAGGAAAAGCCGCCCTCTTGGGGCGGCCTTTCTTGCTGTAAAGGTCAGGCCTTTTCTTTGTCCTTGTCCTGTTCAAGGGTGAGCTGGCTCAGGAGGTCGCCAAAGACGTCGCCCAGCTTCACGTTGGTGTTGGAAGCGGTTGCCACGCTGGGGTCGTAGTTGGTGTAGGCTGCCGCCCCACCACCCAGGCCGTAGTCGTAGTCACGGTCGCGGCCACGGCCTTCGCGGGAACCACCTTTGCCCTTCGCACGCTTGGGGCGCTCGCCATCCTTGCCCTCGCGGCGGCCTTTGCGTCCCTCGCCTTCCTCGCCGCTGGGCGCCCCGACCGCTTGAGGGGGTGGGGTTAGGAGGCGCTTGCGCGAGAGGCTGATGCGCTGCTCTACCGGGTCAATCTGCAGGATGGCGGCCTCGACCTCGTCCCCCTTCTTGAACATTTCAGAGGGCTTCTCGATGCGCTCGTAGGCCAGCTCGGAGACGTGGATCAGGCCTTCGATGCCCGGCTCGATCTCCACAAATACCCCGAAGTCGGTGAGGCCGGTAACCTTGCCCTTGACCGGGGTGCCAGGGGGGTAACGGTCGGGCAGGCTCTTCCAGGGGTCGGGCTGGGTCTGCTTCAGGCCCAGCGAGAGCCGGCGCTCGACGGGGTCGATACGCAGCACCTGGGCCTCCACTTCCTGGCCCTCCTTCAGGATCTCACCGGGGTGCTTGGGGCGCTTGACCCAGGACAGCTCGGAGATGTGAATCAGACCCTCGAGGCCAGGCTCCACTTCCACGAAAGCCCCGAACTGGGTCAGACCTACCACCTTGCCGGTGAGCCTGGAGCCCACGGGGTGCTTTTCCGAAACGGTCAGCCAGGGGTCTTCGCTGAGGGCTTTCATCGAGAGGTTGACCCGCTCGCGCTCGGTGTCCACCGAGAGCACCTTGGCCTTGACGGTCTGGCCCTTTTGCACCACGTCCTTGGGGTGGTTGAAGCGGCCCCAGGTAATCTCGCTGCGGTGTACCAGGCCGTCCACGCCGCCCAGGGCCACAAACACGCCAAACTCGGTTACCTCGACAACCTGCCCTTCGACGATGTCGCCTTCCTTCAGGCTGGCGAGTATCTGGCTGCGGGCCGCCTTTTGTTCAGCTTCCAGAACCGTGCGCCGCGATAGGATAATCCGGCCCTTTTTGCGGTTAAGCTCGATGATTTTGACCAGGAATTTCTGGCCTACATATTCGTCGAGGTCTGGGGTGCGCTTCAGATCCACTTGGCTGGCAGGCAGGAAGGCACGAATTCCTTCGATGGTAGCAACCAGTCCCCCCTTAACCTTTTCCTTCACCTCCACCATCACCGGCTCGCCCTGCTCGTAGAGGGCCTGAATCTTGACCCAGCTCTGGTCGGCTTCGGCCCGTTTTTTGGAGAGCACCACCTGGCCGTTCTCGAGGTCGGCCCGCACCACGTAGGCGGTTACGGTGTCGCCTGGCTTGAGGAGGTTCTTGAGTTCCTCTTCGGGCAGGTTCTCCTCGGTAAGCTGGTTGAACGGAATGATGGCTTCGGTGCGCGCCCCGATGTCTACCATTACGCCATCGTTGGTGACGAGCACCACTTTGCCGCTGACAATCTGGCCGCGCTGGACGGTCTTCTCGAGCCTTGCCTCTGCATCTTGCAGGGCTTGCTCCATGCTAAAAACTTGGGGTTCTTTTCCAGTTTCCACTGGAGTCTGGGTAGCTTGGTCTTCCATTCGCCTGTTTCCTCTCTGCCTTTGCCGTTTATCGCGCCAAAACCCCGCCCAGATTGCTCTGGGGCTGGGTTTTTGTGGTCTGCGCGACGGATTGTCTCCCCAGGGGTACTAAACCCTATGCTGAGACATACCTGTCATTTATAGCACAGGTGTTCGCATTTGTCCAACGCGACAACCCAATTGGCTATGTGTGGATAGCCAGTCTGGGGCGGGCTTTCTCATATTTCAGGGCTATGCCCGGCGGTGTGGTCGGTGGAATGGCCTGCAGGGCTAAAGCCGGTGCCCTTCGGGTGCGTGCCCTTCTACCCAATAGGAGCCATCGGGCAGAAATTCTTTCTTCCACACCGGTAGAATCTGCTTGACCCGCTCAATGGCGTAGCGACAGGCCTCGAAGGCCTCGGGGCGGTGGGGCGCCGAGACCACAATCAGGATGGAGCCTTCGCTGGGGAGAACCCGGCCCAGGCGGTGCCAGAGCGCCACCCGGCCCAGCACCCAGCGCGCGCGCATCTCGGCAATAATTTGCTGCATGACCTTTTCGGCCATGCTGGGGTAGGCTTCGTATTCCAGGTGGGTGACGGCCAGGCCTTTGTTGGGGCTGCGGGTGGTGCCCAGAAAGCTGATGACTGCGCCATAGGGGTCGTCGGAGGCCCAGTCTACCCAGGGTTGCACGGCCAAAGCCTGGTAGGTTAGGCCAAAGCTGTCGTTGGCGGTTACCTGGCTTTGTGTGGAGCCACCCGACACCGGGGGTAAGAAAGCTAGCTCGTCGCCGTCTTTCAGGGGGTCGCTGGGCTGAGCGAGCTGCTCGTTGATGGCAGCCAGCCCACCGGTGAGCTGTAAGGGGTACTGGGCTTCCAGCAGGGCTTTGGCATCGGCAACGCTCGAGCCTTCGGGCAGCTCGAGCTGCAGCCGGGCCTGCCCTGCTTGCTCACGGTAAAGGGCAAATAACAATACCTGTACACGCATAGTTAAAGATTGTCTGGATTAATGGGCCGGGTGTCCAGAACCGGGCGCCCACTTTCCCATGTAGACCTGGCTCATGGTAAAAGCCACCGATAAGGCCCTTTCGTAGCGCATACGCACCGGCCCCAGAAGCGTAAGCTCGCCCACCTGGTCGTTAACTTTGATGCCGGCCTGCACCAGCGAAAGCCCTTCCTCCTCACCCACCCGAACGTTCATGCCGCCTGGGGGGGTAAAGGTGGGGTCGCTGGGGGCCTCGAATACCGCAATGGCCTGGCGCAAGAACAGGGGGTTCTGGGCTTCCGGCTCGCTCAGCAAGAGGCCCATTCCCTCGCGGTACTCCTCCTGGCTACCCTGGGCAAAGGCCCTTCCGATGGATTCGAATAGCTCCATCATGGCCGGTGTGCTGGCCCTGATTGGCTCGGCGGCTTTGTACAGGCGCTGCTCTGCTTCGTTGAGCTGTGCTTCGGTGGGCGTGAAGGACAGCTCGACGCGGGCCTCGCGCACCCGCCCACCTTCCAGAACCGCAACCGCCAGTACCTTACCGGGTGTCAGGTTGGAAAGGTGCACCTGCAACAGTTTGGGTGCACGCTGGGGCCGCAGCCGCAGCATGGCCGGGTAGCCGGCGAGCTTGGAAGCCACCTGCACCAGCAGTGTTTCCCGCCTCGAGCCAGCCCCATCCAGCACCTGGGCCAGCTTGTCCAGCGTGGCCTGGGGTAGGGGGCTGGGTGGCAGTTTGGAGAGCGCATAGTGGCGGAAGCCGGCGCGGGTGGGGACGCGCCCGGCTGAGGTGTGGGGCTTGCCGATTAGACCTTGCTGCTCGAGCTCAATCAGCTCGTACCGCACCGTAGCAGGCGACAGCGACAATTGCTGGGCCAAGACCCCCGAAGCTACTGGGGCCTGGGTCTGGATATAGCTATCCACCAGAAGGTGCAGTATGCGCCGTTGCCGTTCGGTCATGTTCAACTTCTAGTTTAGAACCAAACCGGCCTTTGGGGGTATGTCGGGTTGCATTTGTGGGGGTGAGGGCCACGGGGATTCCGAGTCGGCTGTGCGCGTGTATACATATTGCACAAAATAATCAAACAATCAACAAATGTATCGAACTAATCTGCAATATGTAATCAAAAATATGAACATTTGTTACAGAACATATTGACATTTTGCATAACATACCGTTAGCCTTTTGCTCAGGAGGTGAAGGGTTGATGAAAAACCTTCGAATACCGTTGTTTCTACTGGCCCTGCTAGGAAGTCTGGCTTTTGCCGAGGACCTCGAGTTCAGCGCTGCCGATACCGCCTGGATGCTGGTGGCTACCGGCCTGGTGCTGCTGATGACCCCCGCGCTGGCTTTCTTTTATGGGGGGCTGGTGCGCTCCAAGAACGCGCTCAACACCATGATGATGAGCTTCTCGGCGCTGGGCTTCGTGGCGGTTGCCTGGGCTTTGCTGGGCTATACCCTGGCGCTCTCAGGTGAGGGCAACTTTATCGGCGACCTGCGCTACTTGTTCCTGAACAACGTCGGCCTGGAGAATAAAGGGGCCATCGCGGATATCAGCATCCCCCACATGCTCTGGATGATCTTCCAGGGTACTTTTGCCATCATCACGGCTGCCCTTATTTCGGGCGCGGTGGTAGAGCGGATGCGCTTCCCGGCCTTTTTACTGTTCATCACCCTGTGGAGCCTCTTCGTTTATGCCCCCCTTGCCAAGTGGGTCTGGGGCGGCGGCTTCCTGGCCGACCTGGGGGCGTGGGACTTTGCCGGCGGTACGGTGGTGCACATCAACTCGGGGATCGCCGCCTTAGTAGCAGCCCTGGTACTGGGGGCCCGTAAAGACTTTGGGCGGCAGGCCATCCTGCCCCACAACGTGCCCTTTGTGCTTCTGGGAGCGGCCTTGTTGTGGTTCGGCTGGTTCGGTTTTAATGCCGGCAGCGCCTGGGCGGCCAGCGCAACCGCTGGCCTGGCCCTGACCAACACCATTCTGGCTCCGGCGGCTACCATTGTGGCCTGGTCGCTGATCGACCTTGGACGCACAGGCCGCGTGACCGCTGTGGGTCTGGCCACCGCCATTGTGGTGGGCCTGGTGGTGATAACCCCTGCGGCTGCTTTTGTCTCACCCCTCTTTGCCCTGGCGATGGGTGCGATTGGGGCTTTCCCGAGCTACTACGTGCTGCTGTGGCGGGCCAGGAGCGGCCTGGACGACTCGCTCGATGTGTTCGCCGCTCACGGTGTGGGTGGCATCACCGGTGCCATCCTGACCGGGGTTTTTGCGCAGAAATCGGTCAACGGTTTGTTTGACGGCTTAATTGCTGGCAATCCCGCTCAGGTGCTGATTCAGGCTTTTGCTGTGCTAATCGCGGTGGTTTTCAGCGCTGCCATGACCTTTGTGCTGCTGAAGTTGGTGGGGGCCATTATTCCGCTCAAGGCCGCAGCCAAGGAAGAAGGGGTGGGTATGGACATCACCCAGCACGGCGAAGAGGCCTACACCAGTGGCGAGGGCGCAATTTTGCTTAAGAGCGAAACCCCTGTGCCAGTGGCCAGGCCCAAGCCTGCGGGTGGTACCGACTAAGGAGGGTATCGTGAAATTGATTGTTGCTATCGTCCGCAGCGAGAAGCTCAACGATGTTCTGGAAGCCCTCTTTAAAGCCGAGGTGCGGGGCCTGTCGATTAGCCGGGTACAGGGCCACGGTGGCGAGACTGAGCGGGTCGAGACCTACCGGGGTACTACCGTCAAGATGGAGCTTTCGGAGAAGGTGCGGCTGGAAATCGGCGTCTCGGATCACTTCGTGGAGCCAACGGTGCGGGCCATTATGGAGGGGGCGCGTACTGGCGAAGTGGGTGACGGCAAAATTTTCGTGCTGCCAGTAGAAAAGGTCTACCGCATTCGCACTGGCGAGCAAGACACTGCTGCCGTCACGCCGGTTTCATAAAGCCTTTTGCTGTCGTTGCGCCAGGGTAGATTGGCAAAACCCCGCGGAATGAGTATATGCGTGCCTGGCGCAATTCCTAAAGCGATCTTTCGGAACAGTAGCTTGCATTTCAACTCTGGAGAAACTACTTTGCCAGGTGGACACCACCTGGCTTTTTTGTCGAATCGGCTCAGTTTAACCAGCGGTTTCGCTGATAGGGGCAGCGGGCCATTTCGGGGCATTTTCGCCTGCCC
This Meiothermus cerbereus DSM 11376 DNA region includes the following protein-coding sequences:
- a CDS encoding DUF6691 family protein produces the protein MALPIRDEFEVQTQAGPGSGSGLLTLVPYLLAGAFFGLVAIRSEIASWYRIYEMFRFESFHMYGVIGSAVLTALLALWLLRRLGVKSRDGEPLHVRPADPGRYRYVLGGVVFGLGWGLVGACPGPIYALLGSGYAGAAVILLGALLGTYVYGLVQQRLPH
- a CDS encoding YeeE/YedE family protein, coding for MEWLTQPWPWYVAGPLIGLTVPLLLLVGNRRFGISSSLRHVCAALGSRLPFFQYNWRAESWNLAFVLGIVLGGFVAGVLLGNPNPVQLNPQTVGALEQMGVSADSGFLPRELFSWQAVLNPAGFLFLLLGGFLIGFGARWAAGCTSGHSITGLAALQLPSLLATLGFFAGGLIAAHIILPWALFWLR
- a CDS encoding PEGA domain-containing protein; translated protein: MKKLVGILGLALLSALAQPLRPQSIIVNPTPPQDLQVRVWVDKDPNKTGNPVYQFGENIQISVQVSQPAYVYLFSVRATGEISGILPNAFEQQNLLRAGEVRTFPGPGARYTFTVEGPAGQDRVLAVASRRPLDVSEIINIQTGEARIQGESNLARALSIVVTPIPTNDWVSDEAYYIAGQLPPPPPTTGTLSVNSIPSGAQVLINGRVVGNTPLTVELLPGSYTLELRRSGYNPLRTPFTIQAGQVTQLNLPLVATPPPTGVLSVDSNPRGAQVLVNGRLVGNTPLNVTLNPGSYTVELRRSGFSPFRTLVTIQAGRTTRLSINLVGIAPPPQPVQPVQPVQPVQPVQPVQPVRPPSGSFTYTCQGGTLVVNYISSNQVRLFYDGAFQTLPLVRSGAELVYSNNTYTWEIGQVGRLIVRGQVVLSNCRI
- a CDS encoding E3 binding domain-containing protein, translated to MSEVKITPLARRLAEENGIDWRQIKGTGPDGTVVERDILAFLAKVMAGEVNLPPAPEEAAPPPSAVPDMAQAQALLQKEGVQLGDLVPSAPASPAPPAESALPTLEDIEFDLDLDLDTTPPPVPPAAAAFEEAPTLAPEPEIVPSFDEPEPLTPSEPLSPLQWEEPEPFPPPINPVAEVNPALTDLPPLPPEPDLEPSSASPKLIWETQEVLTNLETPAPAPSPLQAGMSFSNTPAPFPVAELPGEAPPVAPEEASAPAEEPTLSPTPAEEVAEPPTPSETPAPELAVEAPAPAAPPTMLRIQAWQRLVAIGPAQEAAQTLSEAWNMEVGLEALLYRAADKALADTQTPLRPTKGRLEGDTLKSLRVAPAQSLRGALDSLRMASDPAEGLVVLSLVDSAFDQVIFPGLSTLTLGRASGGHALLTLSGDLGTELAGKLLERVAYYLERPILLA
- a CDS encoding aminopeptidase, translated to MESRFASLLARYCLDLQPGQTVLIEAEAAALPLLEALQEVVLQCGAYPVVQLFPAAVSRPFFLYGEAWLNQTPAPQMALMEHVDASLRIESALNPLELSEVPPARIAQFRTGWRPYIQKRARKRWCLTLYPTAGYAQQAGMSTAAFRALVERALYLDRADPIAAWNELSAFQAALIERLQKVKEIRIQADGTDLRLRVEGRTWINSDGKRNMPSGEVFTGPLEASAEGEVRFNLPVVVSGQRVEGVRLRFREGRVVEASAQTGEEYLQRMLEADPGARYLGELGIGTNFGISRPTGLILYDEKIGGTVHLALGQSYPETGGSNTSSIHWDLILDLRQGGRLLADGEVLQENGQFVGL
- a CDS encoding 30S ribosomal protein S1, translated to MEDQATQTPVETGKEPQVFSMEQALQDAEARLEKTVQRGQIVSGKVVLVTNDGVMVDIGARTEAIIPFNQLTEENLPEEELKNLLKPGDTVTAYVVRADLENGQVVLSKKRAEADQSWVKIQALYEQGEPVMVEVKEKVKGGLVATIEGIRAFLPASQVDLKRTPDLDEYVGQKFLVKIIELNRKKGRIILSRRTVLEAEQKAARSQILASLKEGDIVEGQVVEVTEFGVFVALGGVDGLVHRSEITWGRFNHPKDVVQKGQTVKAKVLSVDTERERVNLSMKALSEDPWLTVSEKHPVGSRLTGKVVGLTQFGAFVEVEPGLEGLIHISELSWVKRPKHPGEILKEGQEVEAQVLRIDPVERRLSLGLKQTQPDPWKSLPDRYPPGTPVKGKVTGLTDFGVFVEIEPGIEGLIHVSELAYERIEKPSEMFKKGDEVEAAILQIDPVEQRISLSRKRLLTPPPQAVGAPSGEEGEGRKGRREGKDGERPKRAKGKGGSREGRGRDRDYDYGLGGGAAAYTNYDPSVATASNTNVKLGDVFGDLLSQLTLEQDKDKEKA
- a CDS encoding molybdenum cofactor biosynthesis protein, encoding MRVQVLLFALYREQAGQARLQLELPEGSSVADAKALLEAQYPLQLTGGLAAINEQLAQPSDPLKDGDELAFLPPVSGGSTQSQVTANDSFGLTYQALAVQPWVDWASDDPYGAVISFLGTTRSPNKGLAVTHLEYEAYPSMAEKVMQQIIAEMRARWVLGRVALWHRLGRVLPSEGSILIVVSAPHRPEAFEACRYAIERVKQILPVWKKEFLPDGSYWVEGHAPEGHRL
- a CDS encoding DeoR family transcriptional regulator encodes the protein MTERQRRILHLLVDSYIQTQAPVASGVLAQQLSLSPATVRYELIELEQQGLIGKPHTSAGRVPTRAGFRHYALSKLPPSPLPQATLDKLAQVLDGAGSRRETLLVQVASKLAGYPAMLRLRPQRAPKLLQVHLSNLTPGKVLAVAVLEGGRVREARVELSFTPTEAQLNEAEQRLYKAAEPIRASTPAMMELFESIGRAFAQGSQEEYREGMGLLLSEPEAQNPLFLRQAIAVFEAPSDPTFTPPGGMNVRVGEEEGLSLVQAGIKVNDQVGELTLLGPVRMRYERALSVAFTMSQVYMGKWAPGSGHPAH
- a CDS encoding ammonium transporter, with protein sequence MKNLRIPLFLLALLGSLAFAEDLEFSAADTAWMLVATGLVLLMTPALAFFYGGLVRSKNALNTMMMSFSALGFVAVAWALLGYTLALSGEGNFIGDLRYLFLNNVGLENKGAIADISIPHMLWMIFQGTFAIITAALISGAVVERMRFPAFLLFITLWSLFVYAPLAKWVWGGGFLADLGAWDFAGGTVVHINSGIAALVAALVLGARKDFGRQAILPHNVPFVLLGAALLWFGWFGFNAGSAWAASATAGLALTNTILAPAATIVAWSLIDLGRTGRVTAVGLATAIVVGLVVITPAAAFVSPLFALAMGAIGAFPSYYVLLWRARSGLDDSLDVFAAHGVGGITGAILTGVFAQKSVNGLFDGLIAGNPAQVLIQAFAVLIAVVFSAAMTFVLLKLVGAIIPLKAAAKEEGVGMDITQHGEEAYTSGEGAILLKSETPVPVARPKPAGGTD
- a CDS encoding P-II family nitrogen regulator; the protein is MKLIVAIVRSEKLNDVLEALFKAEVRGLSISRVQGHGGETERVETYRGTTVKMELSEKVRLEIGVSDHFVEPTVRAIMEGARTGEVGDGKIFVLPVEKVYRIRTGEQDTAAVTPVS